The window TGCAGGTAGGGGCCGGTCTCGGTGACGTTGCGCAGGCTCGGCACCTTGAAGTGGTAGTCGTCCATGGGGTTCATGGTGATTTCCGAGCGGCCCTTGTCGGCGATCTGGCAAGGGTCCATGAGGCACAGCTTCTTGTACTTGCCGCCGCCGAGCGCAGGACCGTCGTGGCAGTCCGCGCAGCCCATGTTGACGAACAGCTGCGCGCCGTCGAGCTGCCCCGGGGTCAGCGCATTGTCGTCTCCGTTCATGAAGAGATCGATCGCGGCGGGCGTCACGAGCCTGCGCTCGAACGCACCAATGGCCTTCTTGAGGTTGTCGTAGGTGAAGGGATCGGGCTCGCCCGGGAAGGCCGCTCGAAAGAGCGGATCGTAGCCGGGAATGCTGCGCAGCACCGCTATTACCGCGGCCTCGCTATCCATCGCCATCTCGATCGGATTGAGGATCGGGCCTCCTGCTTGCGCCTCTACGTCGGGCTCGCGCCCGTCCCAGAACTGCGCAAGGTGAAACGCCGCATGATACACGGTGGGCGCGTTGCGCCCGCCGAGCTGATTCGCGTGACCCAACGAGAACGGTCCGCCGCGCACGTCGATGCCGTACCTGTCCAGGGCGTGGCAGGTGTTGCACGCGATCATCTGGTTTTTCGAAAGGCGGGTCTCGTAGTAGAGTTGCCGGCCGAGATCAATCTTGGCCGGGGTCAGCGGGTTGAGCGGATTCAGCGCCTCGAGGGGGATAGGCGTGATGTTGTTCCGCATCAGCTGCGCCCGGACCGACTGCGGCGTGGCCGGGCCCATTCCCCCGTCCGGACCGCCGGCCGGCGTGGGATCTTCCTGAACGCAGCCCAGAGCCCCTATTACAAGAAAAGCAACAAGCAAAGGTAACGTGTTCCCTACACGTTCGACCCAGTCACGATGGCGCATGCGCGAACCCTCCTAGTCGGCCAAGGTATGCTCCCGTGCGGAA of the Pseudomonadota bacterium genome contains:
- a CDS encoding c-type cytochrome, which produces MRHRDWVERVGNTLPLLVAFLVIGALGCVQEDPTPAGGPDGGMGPATPQSVRAQLMRNNITPIPLEALNPLNPLTPAKIDLGRQLYYETRLSKNQMIACNTCHALDRYGIDVRGGPFSLGHANQLGGRNAPTVYHAAFHLAQFWDGREPDVEAQAGGPILNPIEMAMDSEAAVIAVLRSIPGYDPLFRAAFPGEPDPFTYDNLKKAIGAFERRLVTPAAIDLFMNGDDNALTPGQLDGAQLFVNMGCADCHDGPALGGGKYKKLCLMDPCQIADKGRSEITMNPMDDYHFKVPSLRNVTETGPYLHDGSLPTLQETVMFMARHQLGMPSAQIASIIDFLHALTGPIDMLYIAPPPPLPPGPTTPPPMP